One window of the Candidatus Eisenbacteria bacterium genome contains the following:
- a CDS encoding putative zinc-binding metallopeptidase: protein MSRGATEPVWAHWHDKKLLRLRMCDLGVTIGTSAVAPRIRQLHEELKARGLRFRPYFWLSDDWYTPDGVPGIAVPFYMAHPRLARLEASQMLEVEGGTDEWCMRILRHEAGHAIENAYRLRRRRRRIALFGRSSQTYPASYTPRPYSKSFVQHLEAWYAQSHPDEDFAETFAVWLTPDAQWESRYADWPALKKLRYVDETMRALAGVRPLVRTRRTVDPLEKLTKTLKEHYAERHRHHDVEVPHTYDRELRRLFSSAPEFRRNPPATTFLRRVRRDMRRLVATSTGAYQYTVDQVLADILDRCRELELRLTVSETQARLDFAVLLTVQTMNVLHTGGHRVTL, encoded by the coding sequence ATGAGCCGGGGTGCAACCGAGCCCGTCTGGGCGCACTGGCACGACAAGAAGCTGCTGCGCCTGCGCATGTGCGACCTCGGTGTCACGATCGGCACGAGCGCGGTCGCCCCGCGCATCCGCCAGCTCCACGAGGAGCTGAAGGCGCGCGGGCTCCGCTTCCGCCCCTATTTCTGGCTCTCCGACGACTGGTACACGCCCGACGGCGTGCCCGGGATCGCCGTCCCGTTCTACATGGCGCATCCCCGCCTCGCCCGGCTCGAGGCGTCGCAGATGCTCGAGGTCGAAGGTGGCACCGACGAATGGTGCATGCGCATCCTGCGCCACGAGGCCGGGCATGCGATCGAGAACGCGTATCGCCTGCGCCGCCGGCGCCGCCGCATCGCCCTCTTCGGCCGCTCGTCGCAGACGTATCCCGCCTCGTACACGCCGCGGCCCTACAGCAAGAGCTTCGTGCAGCACCTCGAAGCGTGGTACGCACAGAGCCATCCGGACGAGGACTTCGCGGAAACGTTCGCCGTCTGGCTGACGCCCGACGCTCAGTGGGAGAGCCGCTACGCGGACTGGCCGGCTTTGAAGAAGCTCCGATACGTCGACGAGACGATGCGCGCGCTCGCGGGCGTGCGGCCGCTCGTCCGCACCCGGCGCACGGTCGATCCGCTCGAGAAGCTCACCAAGACGCTGAAGGAGCACTACGCGGAGCGCCACCGGCACCACGACGTCGAAGTCCCCCACACCTACGATCGCGAGCTGCGACGCCTGTTCTCGTCGGCCCCCGAGTTCCGCCGCAATCCGCCCGCCACGACGTTCCTGCGCCGCGTGCGGCGCGACATGCGCCGCCTGGTCGCGACCTCGACGGGGGCGTACCAGTACACGGTCGATCAGGTGCTCGCCGACATCCTGGACCGTTGCCGCGAGCTCGAGCTCCGGCTCACCGTCTCCGAGACGCAGGCGCGGCTCGACTTCGCGGTGCTGCTGACGGTGCAGACCATGAACGTGCTCCACACCGGCGGCCATCGGGTGACGCTGTGA
- a CDS encoding class I SAM-dependent methyltransferase, producing MSLTADPERLFTERHDSYDRFIRWVRYPQGLRAVFLASPLLRPGLRILDAGCGTGALTLAVHDALARRALPAAALHAFDLTPAMLDHFRARLRRRRIDDVRLAQANVLELDALPQGWTDYDLVVSASMLEYVPRDRFVHALRGLRARVREGGHFMLFTTRRNPLTRFLVGRWWASNLYTETELLEAFRAAGFPAIKFRRFPLAGLHLAAWGHVVEAQR from the coding sequence GTGAGCCTCACCGCCGATCCCGAGCGGCTCTTCACCGAGCGGCACGATTCGTACGACCGCTTCATCCGCTGGGTGCGGTACCCGCAGGGGCTGCGCGCGGTGTTCCTCGCATCCCCGCTCCTGCGGCCCGGACTGCGCATCCTAGACGCCGGCTGTGGGACGGGCGCCCTGACGCTCGCCGTCCACGACGCCCTCGCGCGCCGCGCCCTGCCCGCCGCGGCGCTCCATGCCTTCGACCTGACGCCGGCGATGCTCGATCACTTCCGCGCCCGGCTCCGACGGCGCCGCATCGACGACGTCCGGCTGGCGCAGGCGAACGTCCTCGAGCTCGACGCCCTGCCGCAGGGCTGGACGGACTACGACCTCGTCGTATCGGCGTCGATGCTCGAATACGTTCCGCGCGACCGCTTCGTGCACGCGCTGCGCGGGCTGCGGGCGCGCGTTCGCGAGGGCGGGCACTTCATGCTCTTCACGACGCGTCGCAATCCGCTGACGCGATTCCTCGTCGGGCGCTGGTGGGCGTCGAACCTCTACACGGAGACCGAGTTGCTCGAAGCATTCCGGGCGGCAGGCTTCCCGGCGATCAAGTTCCGGCGCTTCCCGCTCGCGGGCCTCCACCTCGCGGCGTGGGGGCACGTCGTCGAGGCGCAGCGCTGA
- a CDS encoding S-(hydroxymethyl)glutathione dehydrogenase/class III alcohol dehydrogenase gives MKVEAAVCWEPKRPLEVDVVDLEGPKAGECLVRLAATGVCHTDAYTMSGRDPSGLFPAVLGHEGAGVVEEVGPGVASIAVGDHVIPLYIPECRQCTFCLSHKTNLCSAILGTQGQGVMPDGTSRLSHKGRKLHHYMGTSTFARYTVVPEIALAKIRKDAPLARVCLLGCGITTGIGSVLNVAKVEAGASVAVFGLGGVGLSVIQGAVMAGAERIIGVDTNPKKFPLARQLGATDTVDPTAVGDVAAALVEMTGGGVDYAFECIGHVDVMGQALQSCHKGWGECVIIGVAGAGEEIHARPFLLVTGRVWRGGAFGGTRGRTQLPGYVDRYMAGRIKIDELVTATMPLARINEAFDLMHRGEAIRSVVVYE, from the coding sequence ATGAAGGTCGAAGCCGCCGTGTGCTGGGAGCCGAAGCGTCCGCTCGAGGTCGACGTGGTCGATCTCGAGGGGCCGAAGGCGGGCGAGTGTCTCGTGCGCCTGGCGGCGACGGGCGTCTGCCACACCGACGCCTACACGATGAGCGGGCGCGACCCGTCGGGCCTCTTCCCCGCCGTGCTCGGGCACGAGGGTGCCGGCGTCGTCGAGGAGGTCGGGCCGGGCGTCGCCTCGATCGCGGTCGGCGACCACGTGATCCCGCTCTACATCCCCGAGTGCCGCCAATGTACGTTCTGTCTCTCGCACAAGACGAACCTCTGCAGCGCGATCCTCGGGACGCAGGGCCAGGGCGTCATGCCCGACGGCACGAGCCGCCTCTCGCACAAGGGGAGGAAGCTCCACCACTACATGGGCACGTCGACCTTCGCGCGCTACACGGTCGTGCCGGAGATCGCGCTGGCGAAGATCCGCAAGGACGCGCCGCTCGCCAGGGTGTGCCTGCTCGGCTGCGGCATCACCACGGGCATCGGCTCGGTGCTGAACGTCGCCAAGGTCGAGGCGGGCGCGAGCGTCGCCGTGTTCGGTCTCGGCGGGGTCGGCCTCTCGGTCATCCAGGGTGCGGTCATGGCGGGCGCCGAGCGCATCATCGGCGTCGACACGAACCCGAAGAAGTTCCCGCTCGCGCGCCAGCTCGGTGCGACCGACACCGTCGACCCGACGGCCGTGGGCGACGTCGCCGCGGCGCTGGTCGAGATGACGGGCGGCGGCGTCGACTACGCCTTCGAGTGCATCGGCCACGTCGACGTGATGGGGCAGGCGCTCCAGTCGTGCCACAAGGGTTGGGGCGAGTGCGTGATCATCGGCGTCGCCGGCGCGGGCGAGGAGATCCACGCGCGGCCGTTTCTGCTCGTCACCGGACGCGTCTGGCGCGGTGGCGCTTTCGGCGGCACGCGTGGCCGCACGCAGCTCCCCGGCTACGTCGACCGCTACATGGCCGGGCGGATCAAGATCGACGAGCTGGTGACGGCGACCATGCCGCTGGCCCGCATCAACGAGGCCTTCGATCTCATGCACCGCGGCGAGGCGATCCGCAGCGTCGTCGTCTACGAATGA
- a CDS encoding DUF309 domain-containing protein — translation MSAAAFPPGFAVGVRRFNTGDYFEAHEAWEECLDEVEEDERWDLLVALIQVAVGYHKLASGNVGASRMLSLGAEKLGAFPDVVRGVEVAALRRRAEADAAAIDAGGAAERLLAHPPAIRAASAG, via the coding sequence ATGAGCGCGGCCGCGTTCCCGCCCGGGTTCGCCGTGGGCGTGCGGCGCTTCAATACGGGCGACTACTTCGAGGCCCACGAGGCCTGGGAGGAGTGCCTCGACGAGGTCGAGGAGGACGAGCGCTGGGACCTCCTCGTGGCGCTCATCCAGGTGGCCGTCGGCTACCACAAGCTCGCCTCGGGCAACGTCGGCGCGTCGCGCATGCTGTCGCTCGGCGCGGAGAAGCTGGGCGCGTTCCCGGACGTCGTGCGCGGCGTCGAGGTGGCGGCGCTGCGCCGGCGGGCGGAGGCCGATGCGGCGGCGATCGATGCCGGCGGCGCGGCCGAGCGCCTGCTCGCGCACCCGCCGGCGATCCGTGCAGCGTCGGCGGGCTGA